AGGTTCTCAAACCCCTTGTAGCAGAATGCCTTGGAGAACCTTTACAATGCAGGCTTCCAGGCACCACCTCTCTTCAGGAGATGGAAACCCCCTCTACTTCAAGTGATTCTGTGCACTTcgaaatttgagaaccactggataAGAGGGTGGAAACCCTGGAGGCAAGGGAGATCTTTTAGGGGCAAAACTCACTAGAAATTAAGCTTTATGAGGGTGGGGATCAtgcttgtattattattattatttttaatttaaaaatgatcctatttatttatttgacagacaagaaactcaagcaaggggagtgggagagggagaagcagattctcctgctgagcgaggagcccgatttggggctggatcctgggacccggggatcatgacctgagctgaaggcattcagatgcttaacgactgacgAGGCGCCAGCCATGCTTGTTTTATCTTTCCTGTTCACAGTACCTTGAAGAGGGCCTGGGACATAGTAGGTGCTGAACAAATATCTGGTTTAGTGCCGTTAGGTACTTCAGTCTGGGTTTGTCTCGGATTCATTCTGGGACCCCTGGCAAGTCTGCCCCCAGCCGCATCTTTTCCCCCCTTATCTGTAAAACGAAGAGATTGGAGATAGTCCCTAAAAACGTGGTGGGGAAGGACATTCTTGTTGATTGATTGAGGCACTGTCCAATCAACAGGGACTTCTGTGTATTCTCCTATTCTGGTCCCAACCAAATGCTTTGGTCTCTTTAGggattctccctccttcctctagcCCAGAGCAACCAAAGCAATAGAACACAAGCAGCACGTACTGAAATGACTTTTAATATCTCATGTcgcagcaaaattaaaaatatacaaaaagttTGTGGTGTACAAAAGAGTCTCAGTACAGAAGCCCCAGCTTGgggtctcctccctctcctggggGAAGCGCGGAggggggagtgggggcgggggactAAGGATGGCACAGATGTAGTAAATACCAGGAAGTGGGACCAGGAATGGGAAACAGGGGTGGGCAAGGTTGGGGGCCGgttagggaggaaagaaagaacctGGAGGAGACAATCACCCGGAATTGTGCTGAGGGAGGGAAATCAGCCCCTCAGTCATGGCTAGTGGTTCCTGGAGTTGGAGTCAGAGTGGAAGGGGAAATTAGTGCTGGGAATGTTCTGGTGGGATCCCGAAGGACCCGGGCTCTGGTCCCACCCTGCCACCAACTGGCCCAGTGACTTTGGGCTGGCTACCTCTGTGGGTGTTCCCCCTTCAGTAAAACAGGACGCTGGATGAGTAAACCAGATTCCCAACTTGGGATCCCTAAGGATCAGTGAAGGCAGGCATGGGGGCCCAGGAGTGCTCTTGAAAACTGTGTATTAGACGCTCCAATATAATACAGATATCCCATCAACCTCAAGCCCTAAATCCTAACTTTAGGCCTTGGTAGCATTTATCTATGATCAGAAGCTCAGCTTGAGTTAATTTAATGTGGGAAGATGAATTATTCTTCAAGAAGTGAGGGCTTGTTTGGAAGAAAAGACTCCCAGACTACAGGATCCTCAGGGGTGAAAATCAGAAGAGGGCTCTGGGAATCATTCAGGTTCTTTCTAGCTATTTTACTAGTTTGCAAAACCTAGTTGGTTGGTTGGGGGTTGTGTTTATCTGAGCGCACCCTCCTTCCCCCTGCCGAGTTCGGTGGGTTAGCCCAGGAGAGACGGGCCTGGTTTGGGTTCTAGGATATTCCGGTGAGAGAAATGGGGGAATgttctccaccccccacctcctgcccttctcctctgcttttgtctcaggCTACGCTCCAAGGGCCTCCCCTGCTTCTGCCTGGCCTGCGGGTCCCCTTAACAATGATTGTGCATAGAAAAAAGGCCAGGAttgctggggagagggcagcGCCTACCTTGCTATGATCAGGGAAGGGTGGATGGGGCCAGGCATTAGAGGACCAGCCTTCCCCCCACTGGGGAGTTTTCTGCCTCCAGGAACCAGGCCATTCCTGAAAGGGGTGTTCCTTTCCCACTGCAACTATTTCCTGCTCTTCTTCCCCTTGACCCAGGAATGTCCTAGCCCCTCCCACCCAGAATGGCACATTATAGTCCCTtggccccaccccaggcccaggGTCTTGTTAGGGAGAAGGGGCTCAGTCACCATGCCCGCTGCTGCCCTGGTGGCTTGGTACTCATCCAGTCCCTTTCAATGAGACCTCAAAAGCATACCAATATGGAAATTTGTGGTTCCTCCTCCTGCAGGCCCTACCTCCAGCTTATGTGGGAGGGAGACAAGTGCCAAAGGGTGACAGGGGCCAGCATGTGATGGGCGcatctgggtctcagttttcctTATCCCCGCCCTGGACTCCTCCTTCACACACCGCAGGTTCCTCCTGACTGGGGGCCACAAACCCTGGAGAAGACCCCGGCTTCTAAATTGCTCCCTTCATGCATGGAGGGGCCTCTAGGCCTTATCAGATGATGTTTCCCCAGGCAGGGACCCTGTGAAGGCCCAGGGCTTTCCACAAGGGTTTTCCCCCCCTTTCCACTTctcaggggaagggggaaggacgGACAGCTCTCAGGGGGTCAGTTGGTGGGGGATTTAAAAATTCTCAGAGGGAGCCAGGGCCTCTGTCCTTGAGTTCCCCAGAGGGGTTATCAGACTCTGCGTGGTTTCCTAGAAACTTCTCAATATTTTGAACCAGAGATTTCAAACTGGTGGCCCGTGGGCCAAATCTGAGATTAGTTTGGCCAGCACAGccttcttcaaaaatgtcagttTTAGGTCCTATCGGCAGGGGCAGGCACTgccctgttttccagagtcctcACCACTCCCTATGGCATATCGCttgttcttccttcattttcattACCTGAAGGCATTTGAACTTGAAACCCATACACCCCTGTCTAGGAAAACCTCCTCACTACCTAAGGTTTCTGTGAACTCCAAGCCCAAGTGAGTTCCAGGCCCTGAGGGACTTTAGGCCTTGGGCTGCAAGGTAAAAATCTTCCCTAGTACTTCCAGCCCGTTCGCCAGGTCTCGCCCTCTCCGGCCTCTGCTTTCCCTGACTCTTATGGTGACACACCTCTGTGGGActcagaggggcagggagatggCTGGGGGTAAGGCAGATCTGGGGGGAGTCACCAGGGTGGGACAGATGAGAGGAGGGGACCAAGAAAGCCTTCCTTGTTGGGGAACCCCTGCTGGGAGGGGTGGAGGTCTGTGCTGTCCAGTCGGGATGACAGTTACAAGGCACATGGTTTATCAGTGCATGGAGGTGTGATGAGGGGTGTGTGGTGCCTGGAGAGGTTTGGGGAGCACAGTCAACAAGTTGGGGGATCAGCTCAAGAAAACTGGGAGACAGAAGTCCACCCTGAAAACGGGGGAAATGTCCCCTGCGGGTAGAGACAGTGAGGGCAAATTTGTACTCAGTGTCCTGTTTTCTTCCTGGCAAAATTAAGACGGACCTAACTACTGCTCAGCGTAACTCTCCCACGGACTTTCTTTGTGATCTTGGCCAAGTCCCTggctctctctgggcctctgtttctcctCTATAATAGATGGTGAGGGTAGGTAGCTTAGGGGACCTCAAGGGTCTGGAATATTCTCTCACTGCAAGGACTCTGTAGGTATTCTGGGAAGGACTAAGCAGCCAGGCTGGGGTGCAGGACAGAGaatgggggagcaggaggcagggaccCAAGGGGTCCAATtctggcagggaggagagggattGGCTGAGGTAGATTgtgtcacaggaaaaaaaaaaaatgaaaagaaccatgAATGAGATGGTGCCCCTTCTCCACTGTGACTCCTCTATCCCAGTGAAACAAAAGGATTGACAGGGACTAGATGAAATGGGTGACAGGCCAGCAGACTAAAAGGACAGGAACGGATGGAGTCCTGACGCACCTGGCCATATAGGAGTGGTGGGAGGGTGGTGGTCCTTGGAGGCTAAGCTCTTTCCTGGGAGTGAAAAGCAGGAGAAGGTGTCTGTGGCCTCTCTGAGGGCCCTTGACTGTGGCCCTTTCTAGGGCTCGGTTGTCCCCAGAAGGGACAGAGGCCCTGAAGGTGGGTTTTGTGGGAGAGAAATACAGAAGGTGGGGATGGAGGAAGGTCAAAAATGTGGCCCTGGTTCCTCTGAGAACCTTGTACCACATTTTGGCACTGCTGGCTCATTCCTATATCCTGGTTCTCGGGTGCCTTCTGGAGCTGTGAGGACTCCCAACTCCCAGACAGGGTATTTCTAACTTTTCCTTCTAGGATGCTGGCTAATGGTGCAGCCAGATGGGCCATTTGAGGATGCTGGGGAGTAAAATTTGCCCAGGCTGACCCTCatgtcacttctctgagcctgtttcctcctctgttcgCCGGATTGCTCAGAGCTCTCTTGTAGAGCTGTCACAAGCAGGACCGAGTTTAGGGGAGAAGCTGTCAGCCAGACCTCAGTCCACTTCTCCACTGTTGTCACATCTCGAAGGGCTTTAACGCCTAACGGGCCATGGAATTCAGTCTCTGGAGACAGACTTGAGCAGAAGACAAAGTGGCTGGGTGAACTCACCAGAGGAGGTCTAGGTCACCCCGGACCTTCTCCGCCACCCATTCCCTTAGGCCTGGTTTCTGAGGCTTCTTAGGGATTGGAGAAGtagaagtagaagtagaagaAAGCAATAAAAGCATTCTTTGTGTGTTGGCGGGAGGGACACACGCACCATCTGGGCCCACATGAATGTCTATGCAGTCGCCTGTGTGGCAGGGGGTGAGGTTACTTGTGTCACGGGTGTGATGTgtccttgtgtgtatgtgtatgtgtgtgtgtgggcagtcttggcctctctgcctttggggtCGCCCAGCACCTTGTATTCTCAGTAAATTCACTATCACCCATTACTATCTGATGGGACAACAGGATTCTGGGACCCATGAGACTAGCAGCCacgctgggcctcagttttcctatctgtcACCCAAGGGAGGCTGAACCAGAAAGGGCAAAGTGCCTCTCTAATTTGCATAGTCTAGGATTCTCATGGGGCTCCTCACCCCCAGCAGAGGTCTGCAGCGGTCCTTAATACTACCCGCTGTGCCCTTGTAGTGAATGCAACTTGGTTGGCATGAGTGGGGTAATAGGGACATGGTGGGTGGTTCCAAGTTCTCTTTATAGGCTCTGTCCCCTCACCACAGAGGCAACTGCTTCTCTCCTCCTAACCTCCCCTCCGCCGCCAGACCCAGGACTCACTGTCCCAGATAGACAGGAGGGGCCATGGGTAAGTGGTCCCATGGGCACTCCACGATGTTCGGGAATAGACTACTGGTCCTAGGGATTTGTCGGATCGGAGACAAAACAAGCCAGTTTTCCAGCTGCTATCCCAGAGAGCTGCATCTGCACAGTGGCTGAGAGCCAAGATGTATGTCATGTCCccagagttaatttttttcagctgGAAATTAGTTGGCAGTTGAAATGTCTCAAGGGTTAGGATGACAATTTCCTCTGGGGACGATAGCTGTGGACCAAGGTGGATGGGGCATATCTGAGAAATCTAGAACTGGAGTACCCATTTCTAGACTACTCCACTTACATGGGGCTCtagagccccctcccccacccccactgccggAGCTAGAACCTCCCAGAACAGAATAGCGGGGCTCCAGGGCCTTCACCTTCATCACAGAATCCAGATCAGAGGGACTCCCTAGGACATTTTATCAGCCAAGTGTTCCAAAACTTAATCCAGAGTTAAGAATGTCTCTCTGGAACAGTTTCTCTGTCAAATGTGCTAGAACCTCATGTATAATTGAGCCCAGAGTGGCTTCCTAGACATTTTATCTGTTGTATTCAAGACCTTTATCTAGAAGGAATGTTCTAGATTCTCATCTAGAACAAAGGATGGCTCCTAGAAACATTTCACTTCAATGAGGTGTCCGGAACCTCATTCATATTAGAGCCCACAACAAAAGGTGTCTCCTGAGGAGTTCACTTTGGGAACATTCTCTGTGCGGTGGATTGAGGGTACCCCTCCCCCAGACCTGCTAATCCCTTTGTGCGTCTGTTGGCCTTGACCCCTCAGTTGCCTCAGggttcttcctcctctccagctACAGCACTGTCCGCTCCCACCCCAACTCCCCACCCGCCCCAACTCCCGCCTTTCATTCCCTTCTTGCCCAGGATCCGGCCCTCGGAGCTCGCAGGAACTGGTCCACCAGATGCCCCCACCTCCCTCACATCTTCCACGGCCTCCTTCATCCTTCTCAGAGATCTCCTCTCCCCAGAAAAGAAGcccaccccccacgccccctGAGGAGCACAGCGTCTAGGTCATGGGCCCCAGGCAGTTCCCTGTCTCTGGCAGGTCCACTGGGAGCGACACATGGGTGACTCCAGGCAGGGGAGAGTGTGGGGTGCCCCTGGCACCAGATGTGGTGTGGAGACCTTCATGAAAGTGGGGCAGCTAATGAGGATTGTAGCACCAGTTGGTGCCCTGGGCCCTAGGTCAGGGGAGTTTAGGAAATGGGCCACAGGGCTGAAAACAGGGCCTAGGGCTGAGGCCTCCACAAGGCTGTCCCCTCCCCTGAAAGTACCCAGGGGTGGGCCACTCTACCCTTGGACCAATGGATCTGTACCCCTTTAGCTGGGTGGCCCCGACATTCCGGGCTCAACACTGTGGTTGATGTGGGGTCAGCCAAGCCTGTCTCTCTTGGTGGGGGACATTGTGGCCTACACCGTGGTCTCATACTCCAGCAGCTCCTGGGAGGTCCCCACGCTCCGGTACTGTAACCGAGGCGTGGCAGGAGAGGAGTACTCCAGTGCCAGAATGGTCTTCCGGAGCCGGCGGTCAATAAAATGAGCATCCCAGGCAGGATACTTCTTCCGGGGCAAGTCAATCCTAATGACAGGCCCTTCTGTCCGCAAAGGACGAGCCACTGGGGTGGGAGGCAAGCCAGGCCGCACCTGGAAGACAGGTGGCGTGGGGGTTCCCGCACGCTCGCCCCCCACGGAGACCCCATCCCTCTCGGCACCTGTAGTCCTCGGCAGGGACCTTGGGGGACTTGTGACAGCGTCAGCTGGGGGGccacagggtcctggggtctcCGGGCAGATGCAGCCAGGCATCTGGGGACCCAGCATGGGCCCATTGGGGTGCAGGAGGCAGTAGTACACACACATGAAGAAGATGCCCAGTGCGAAGCTGGAGGCCACCACGCAGACTAGGATGAGCGAGTGGAAGTCAGTGGAGAAGTTGCGGCTGGAGTACCAGAAGCCCGTGAGTGCGGCATTCTCCAGCAGCACAATGCAATAGTAGAGGGTCatgcggcggcggctgcggcccTCCTTGACATTGAACCAGCAGAAGATGTAGATGATGCCCACCACCATGTTGTAGATGATCTCTTCCCACTTGGACATGCAGAAGTCCGTCTCGCCCTGGATGACCCAGAAGGTCATGACGCACCAGTGGGCCACGATGAAGATGCCGAAGTAGAGCTTGTAGACGCTGGCGAAGAGTGCGAAGGCCAGGCTGCGGGCTGCGATGGTGAACAGGTGCCACAGCACCTGGGCCACAGCGCCCTTGTAGGAGAGCGGCCGCTTGTCATCCCGGGAGTCCCGCAGCACCTTCTGGTAGGAGGCCAGCGTCCAGGCCAGGGACACAAGTGAGGCAGAGGTGGACAGGGCTGCAGAGAcagggtgagggtggggtgggctgggttAGGGGTGGGTCTGGGttaggggcagggtgggggggggtctggggaaagggggagggtTCTGGGTCAGGAGCTGGGTTCTGAGGAGCTGTGAGGGAAGGGTCTATAAAtcagggctgtggggagggtCTTGGGGGGGCAGTCTTCCAGAGCAGTGATGGGAGCAGGGAGTGTGAATGGGGCTGGGGACTTCTGCAGGAGGAGGAgcataaaggaagaaggaaggtggGTGACTTTGGTCTTCataagggtcagggccaggtctCTAGAACAGGGATGTCGGGTTTCAGGGGTCTCGGTGAGAGGGTGGAAAATTAGGGTCCAGGATTCTGGGAGCAAGAAAGAAGGTGAAGAGTTGGGGGGTCATGATTAGGGTAttgaggagccaggaggggacAGTTAGTAGCTACAGGCCACCAGGATGAAGCTGGGTAGTGGAGAGGGGTATCCAAGCTGAGCACAGCTGAGGGCATGGGAAGACATCTGCTGTGGGAAGTTTTGACTGGAGCCCGGTATCCTGGGCAAGGGGTCCTGAAGGGCCTGAGAGGGGGTGATAGAATCTTTTGGGTCATCAAAGGTGGTATGGACCGTGTCTGGGTGGGAAGAGCTTGGAGGACTCCCGGGGGTGTGGTTTTTCTGACACAGAATGGGTTGGCCTGGTCTGTCAGAGTTAGGGGAGGGCCAAGTTTGGGGGTGAGAGCCGGGGACCCAGGCTAAACCTGGTTGGAGTCCTCAGGAAGTAAAAAGACCAGGAGAGGGTAGATAAACAGCCTCAGTCATGGAGGGTGACTGAGCAGATCTGTGAGTCAGGGGTGCCCCTGGTGGATGCAATCTGGGATCAGGACAGTTTGGGGAATGAAGGGCGGGGTCTGAGTTGTGGCGATGGGGTCAAGGGCCTCTTTGGACTTAGCAGAAATGGGGTCTTCTCTGCTCTGgcaagggggaagggaggagggggagagcggGAGCACCCAGCGGTCCCAAAGGGAGGCAAGGAGGTAGAGGGACCAGGCTCCTCCGGACATGGAGGGTAACTGGGCCACCGGAGGTGACATGGGGGTCTCCAGCGGCCTGGAGGGTGATGAGAGTAGCGGGAGGAGGGGCGCCTTCAAATCCCCGACGGCAAGTGGGCCGAAGTGGGGCTGGTAGGAAGAGTGGGCGGGTGCCCCTGCAGCGGACTGCGTTGGAGGAGCGAGCCCTGGGGCGAGGGCGGGCGCGAGGGCGGAGCTCACCGGGCAGCAGGTCCGGCTCGCCGCCGCGGTGCACCAGGAGGCTGAGCTGCAGCACGAGCTGCGGCGCGCTGCGCAGGAAGGTCTCCAGCAGGCGTAGCATGCTCACGTCTGCGCTCTCGAACAGCATCCGCCAGTAGAAGTGGCGCCGCAGCCGCTCCCCGCGCCAGCGGCTCTGCAGCCCCAGGTACATAGCGCGCAGGTACCTGCGGGAGGGACGCCGTGCTCAGGCCTCCGTGCGCTCGCGTCCCCCTTGCGGCTCTCAAGCCACCCCCGGCCCGCAGGCGAgcgccggggggaggggggacaggtgCGCAGGGTGGCGTCGCTCACTGCGCCCAGCAGAGCAGGTGTCCTCGGCTGTAAAATGGGCAGATCGGAACGATCCCCTCCGGGACTGTCGTCGAAGGAACTCCGAATGGGCTCATTATTAAAGCACCGGCACAAAGTAAGCCCTTAATTCAGGATTCTTTTCATCATTCTCGCAGGATTCCTGACACCTGACAGTGCACTGAGGTTCCACTAGACCCGCTATTGTCCTCACTTTACAGACGAGAAAACATTAGACCCAGAGAGGTATGCCACCTGTCGGAGGTCACCCAACTAGGAAGCAGtggaaccaggattcaaacccaggcattcAACCCCCAGCTTCCTGGCCTGTTCTCCAACCCCACCTCTAAGTGCCCAGTTCTTCACCATAGGACACAGGGAAGCTACTCATAGGTCCCCTGGCAGGTGAGACTTTGCTGCTCCCTCTTGAGCCAATTTCTCTCAACAAACTTTATGGCTCCAGCTGCTCTGCACAAGCCACAGACCTTGGCTCCCAATGTTCTCTCTTACCGCTCTGGAACCCCCTGCCCTGTCCTCCAGCCCCACTACAGCCGATTCCCGGTAACTCCTGCTTTTCTTCCAAGGCTC
This genomic interval from Mustela lutreola isolate mMusLut2 chromosome 9, mMusLut2.pri, whole genome shotgun sequence contains the following:
- the XKR7 gene encoding XK-related protein 7 — protein: MAAKSDGAAAAAGPGPEGAAGGARSGAGGRGEAAAVAAGSPVVTGAGGSGPRYELRDCCWVLCALLVFFSDGATDLWLAASYYLQGQRTYFGLTLLFVLLPSLVVQLLSFRWFVYDYSEPAGAPGPAVSTKDSGAGGASISTKDSAAAFRTKEGSPQLGPGPAPSSASAYRRRCCRLCVWLLQTLVHLLQLGQVWRYLRAMYLGLQSRWRGERLRRHFYWRMLFESADVSMLRLLETFLRSAPQLVLQLSLLVHRGGEPDLLPALSTSASLVSLAWTLASYQKVLRDSRDDKRPLSYKGAVAQVLWHLFTIAARSLAFALFASVYKLYFGIFIVAHWCVMTFWVIQGETDFCMSKWEEIIYNMVVGIIYIFCWFNVKEGRSRRRMTLYYCIVLLENAALTGFWYSSRNFSTDFHSLILVCVVASSFALGIFFMCVYYCLLHPNGPMLGPQMPGCICPETPGPCGPPADAVTSPPRSLPRTTGAERDGVSVGGERAGTPTPPVFQVRPGLPPTPVARPLRTEGPVIRIDLPRKKYPAWDAHFIDRRLRKTILALEYSSPATPRLQYRSVGTSQELLEYETTV